A genomic segment from Geitlerinema sp. PCC 7407 encodes:
- a CDS encoding peptidoglycan-binding protein, which produces MTAFTSIISLPSLREGNTGEAVRFLQQILILRYGFSIPFNAVFGPETRNAVRLFQSNHGLIDDGMVGPKTWRELGSQIACPVPAASVDDSMIDDGLN; this is translated from the coding sequence ATGACTGCTTTTACCTCCATCATCAGCCTCCCCTCCCTGCGCGAAGGCAACACTGGCGAAGCGGTACGCTTTTTGCAGCAAATCCTGATCCTGCGCTACGGCTTCTCGATCCCCTTCAATGCGGTGTTTGGCCCCGAGACCCGCAACGCGGTGCGGCTGTTCCAGTCCAACCACGGCCTGATTGACGATGGCATGGTCGGCCCCAAAACCTGGCGCGAGCTGGGCTCCCAGATTGCTTGCCCCGTGCCCGCTGCCTCGGTCGACGACTCTATGATCGATGACGGGCTGAATTAA
- a CDS encoding U32 family peptidase — MTVSPTPSSAAAKASRDRPELLAPAGSWDCAKAAVENGADAIYFGLERFNARMRAENFTEGDLPALMAYLHRRGLRGYVTLNTLVFPQELAEAERYLRSIIGAGVDAAIVQDVGICRLIRHLSPDFPIHASTQMTVTSAAGVEFARSLGCQLVVLARECSLAEIRKIQQQTRDRGVALPLEAFVHGALCVAYSGQCLTSEALGGRSANRGECAQACRMPYELIADGKAVDLGDRRYLLSPQDLSGLAVLPELVQAGICSLKIEGRLKTAEYVANVTRVYRQALDRAMAELPTPAATAQEERYALEMAFSRGLYTGWFEGIDNQQLVHGRFGKKRGVYVGEVTRVQGDRVTVRLEVPVKAGDGVVFDGGHPEAEQGGRVYTVDLQGREAVLTFGRRDLDLRRVRVGDRLWKTSDPELDRQLRQTYSGDTPQFQRPIEIEVHGEAGLPLVAIARDELGHLAQVESAMALVEAHTKPLTAERLQEQFGRLGNTPFRLAALTSAVVGEVMLPVSELNRLRRSLVERLETLRSQPQRWQLRPEASYRDLLPARPPAPDTEPELTVLVRRFDQLQGAIAAGIERVYCEFEDPRAYRAAVAWVRDHAPQAEVWVAPPRITKPGENWILQQVRQSNADGYLVRNYDHLAFFAGDRCLGDFSLNIANPLTAAYFQQTFGLERLTASYDLNIDQLSALLQSCPPSWFEVTIHQHMPMFHMEHCVFCAFLSEGTDYTNCGRPCEKHEVKLRVNEIRPKGVRAGTEHILQADAGCRNTVFNGIAQTGAEYTQRLIDQGVRHFRVEFVDESPAQVDQTLARYRQLLRGEITGAQLWRSLRLQSQLGVTRGTIGLGAHHPS, encoded by the coding sequence ATGACCGTTTCTCCGACCCCGAGCTCCGCTGCGGCCAAAGCCTCTCGCGATCGCCCCGAACTGCTGGCCCCCGCCGGGTCCTGGGACTGCGCCAAGGCCGCCGTCGAAAACGGGGCCGACGCGATCTACTTCGGGCTAGAGCGGTTTAATGCGCGGATGCGGGCCGAGAACTTTACTGAGGGAGATTTGCCGGCGCTGATGGCCTATCTCCATCGCCGGGGCCTGCGGGGCTACGTGACTCTCAACACGTTGGTGTTTCCCCAGGAGCTCGCTGAGGCGGAGCGCTACTTGCGCAGCATCATCGGGGCGGGCGTAGATGCCGCGATCGTCCAGGATGTGGGCATTTGTCGCCTGATTCGCCACTTATCACCGGATTTTCCCATTCACGCTTCGACCCAGATGACCGTGACCAGCGCAGCGGGGGTGGAGTTTGCGCGGTCCCTGGGCTGCCAGCTGGTGGTGCTGGCGCGGGAGTGCTCCCTCGCAGAGATCCGCAAAATTCAGCAGCAGACGCGCGATCGCGGGGTGGCGCTGCCGCTGGAGGCTTTTGTGCACGGCGCGCTGTGTGTGGCCTACTCGGGCCAGTGCCTGACCAGCGAGGCCCTGGGCGGGCGATCGGCCAATCGCGGGGAGTGCGCCCAGGCTTGCCGGATGCCCTACGAGCTGATCGCCGACGGGAAAGCGGTGGATTTGGGCGATCGCCGCTATCTGCTGAGTCCCCAGGATCTGTCGGGGCTGGCGGTGCTGCCGGAGCTGGTGCAGGCGGGCATTTGCTCGCTCAAGATCGAAGGGCGGCTCAAGACGGCGGAATATGTGGCCAACGTGACGCGGGTGTACCGGCAGGCCCTCGATCGGGCAATGGCTGAGCTGCCCACCCCAGCGGCAACGGCCCAAGAGGAGCGCTATGCCCTGGAAATGGCCTTCTCGCGGGGGCTGTATACGGGCTGGTTTGAGGGCATCGACAATCAGCAGCTAGTCCACGGACGCTTTGGTAAAAAGCGGGGCGTCTACGTGGGCGAGGTGACGCGGGTCCAGGGCGATCGCGTGACGGTGCGCCTAGAAGTGCCGGTCAAGGCCGGGGATGGGGTGGTTTTTGACGGCGGCCATCCCGAGGCGGAGCAGGGCGGCCGGGTCTACACCGTGGACCTCCAGGGCCGGGAGGCGGTGCTGACCTTTGGGCGGCGAGATCTGGATTTGCGCCGGGTGCGGGTGGGCGATCGCCTCTGGAAAACCAGCGATCCCGAGCTCGATCGCCAGCTGCGCCAGACCTACAGCGGCGACACGCCTCAGTTTCAGCGGCCCATCGAGATCGAGGTCCACGGCGAAGCGGGGCTGCCGCTGGTGGCGATCGCCCGCGACGAGCTGGGCCACTTGGCCCAGGTGGAGTCCGCCATGGCCTTGGTAGAGGCCCACACCAAGCCCCTCACCGCCGAGCGACTCCAGGAGCAATTTGGCCGCCTGGGCAACACGCCCTTTCGCTTGGCGGCCCTGACCAGCGCGGTGGTCGGCGAGGTGATGCTGCCGGTCAGCGAGCTCAATCGCCTGCGGCGATCGCTGGTGGAGCGCCTGGAAACCCTGCGATCGCAGCCCCAGCGCTGGCAGCTTCGCCCCGAGGCCTCCTACCGCGACCTGCTGCCCGCTCGCCCGCCAGCTCCGGACACTGAACCTGAGCTAACCGTTTTGGTGCGGCGCTTTGATCAATTGCAGGGGGCGATCGCGGCGGGCATCGAGCGAGTGTACTGCGAATTTGAAGATCCTCGGGCCTACCGCGCCGCCGTGGCCTGGGTGCGCGACCACGCTCCCCAGGCCGAAGTCTGGGTCGCGCCGCCCCGGATCACCAAGCCGGGCGAAAACTGGATCTTGCAGCAGGTGCGCCAGAGCAACGCCGACGGCTACCTCGTTCGCAACTACGATCACCTGGCCTTTTTCGCGGGCGATCGCTGTCTTGGGGACTTTTCGCTTAATATCGCCAACCCCCTCACCGCCGCCTACTTCCAGCAAACCTTTGGCCTGGAGCGCCTCACCGCCTCCTACGACCTCAACATCGATCAGCTCAGCGCCCTGCTGCAAAGCTGCCCTCCCAGCTGGTTTGAGGTGACCATTCACCAGCACATGCCCATGTTCCATATGGAGCACTGCGTTTTTTGCGCGTTTCTCTCCGAGGGCACCGACTACACCAACTGCGGACGCCCCTGCGAGAAGCACGAGGTGAAGCTGCGGGTGAATGAAATTCGGCCCAAGGGCGTCCGCGCCGGCACCGAACACATCCTTCAGGCCGATGCGGGATGTCGCAATACCGTCTTTAATGGCATCGCCCAAACTGGAGCCGAATACACCCAGCGGCTAATTGACCAAGGCGTGCGCCACTTCCGAGTCGAGTTTGTAGACGAGAGTCCGGCCCAGGTGGACCAAACCCTGGCCCGCTATCGTCAACTACTGCGCGGGGAGATCACCGGTGCCCAACTGTGGCGATCGCTCCGTCTGCAAAGTCAGCTCGGCGTCACCCGTGGCACCATCGGCCTCGGAGCCCACCATCCCTCCTGA
- a CDS encoding SpoIID/LytB domain-containing protein has translation MSLPSPMQTLRPHLRWLLPLAAGILSLVLTLAFHYRHQLPLLAEVEPAVPQASLSVAVPTPAPVASPAAVPAPPSATPSPTPSPKAPASPAPAKPQPVDPAQYTAEEKALNEQAKRRFKQSIPSVDGMVEMQVAIASGSVVTVGSPDGATLHDESGALLAEMPAKELYTAQMGASGIALGSTELPSVVWLEPSFGGLLQVGDRLYRGSLMLAVHKGEIWAVNYINLREYLHSVVGSEVSPSWPAEALKAQAVAARSYALTYYFRPVSSLYHMGSDEYYQVYSGIGREAPETSAAVDATAGEFVSYRGGIVESLYAASDDIVAEAFEGKGMSQLGALDLAKGGYSYHQILSHYYPTTGVARFEADFE, from the coding sequence ATGTCACTGCCCTCTCCCATGCAAACGCTGCGTCCCCATCTGCGCTGGTTACTGCCCCTGGCAGCCGGAATTCTGTCTCTAGTGCTCACCCTGGCCTTTCACTATCGTCACCAGCTGCCGCTCCTGGCCGAAGTCGAGCCCGCAGTTCCCCAGGCATCCCTCTCAGTCGCCGTGCCGACTCCGGCCCCCGTGGCTTCCCCGGCTGCCGTACCGGCTCCGCCCTCAGCGACGCCCTCACCCACTCCCAGCCCCAAGGCCCCAGCATCTCCAGCCCCAGCCAAGCCCCAGCCCGTCGATCCGGCTCAGTACACCGCCGAAGAAAAGGCGCTCAATGAGCAGGCCAAGCGGCGCTTCAAGCAGTCCATTCCGTCCGTCGATGGCATGGTGGAAATGCAGGTGGCGATCGCCTCTGGCAGCGTGGTCACCGTCGGCAGCCCAGACGGGGCCACCCTCCACGACGAGAGCGGCGCGCTCTTGGCCGAGATGCCCGCCAAAGAACTCTACACTGCCCAAATGGGCGCGTCAGGGATTGCTTTGGGCTCCACGGAGCTCCCCAGCGTTGTGTGGCTGGAGCCGAGCTTTGGGGGACTGCTGCAAGTGGGCGATCGCCTCTATCGCGGCAGCCTGATGCTAGCCGTGCACAAAGGCGAGATCTGGGCGGTCAACTATATCAATCTGCGCGAATATCTCCACAGCGTTGTGGGCAGCGAAGTCTCACCCAGCTGGCCCGCCGAAGCCCTCAAGGCCCAGGCGGTCGCGGCCCGCTCCTACGCGCTCACCTACTATTTCCGGCCCGTGAGCAGTCTCTATCACATGGGCTCCGATGAGTATTACCAGGTCTATAGCGGCATCGGTCGCGAAGCCCCCGAAACCAGCGCCGCCGTGGACGCCACCGCAGGCGAATTTGTCAGCTATCGGGGCGGCATTGTGGAGTCTCTCTATGCAGCCTCCGATGACATCGTGGCGGAGGCCTTCGAGGGCAAGGGCATGAGCCAGCTCGGGGCGCTCGACCTGGCGAAAGGCGGCTATTCCTATCACCAGATTCTCAGCCACTACTACCCCACCACCGGCGTCGCCCGCTTTGAGGCTGATTTTGAGTAG
- a CDS encoding DUF1636 family protein yields the protein MAQHVLIVCEACGSDKKTPGDTPGKRLMRQLQVLHQQWPRRAELDLETTGCLCVCDRPCAIAFVGTHKPSFLFGDLSPETSAEDLLIAAELYLDKADGMVPAYDLPLPLRSRRIARIPAAP from the coding sequence ATGGCCCAGCATGTCCTGATCGTCTGTGAAGCCTGCGGCAGCGACAAAAAAACCCCAGGAGACACCCCCGGCAAGCGCCTGATGCGACAGCTCCAAGTCCTGCATCAGCAGTGGCCCCGCCGAGCAGAGCTGGATCTCGAAACCACCGGCTGTCTGTGCGTGTGCGATCGCCCCTGCGCCATCGCCTTCGTCGGCACCCACAAGCCCAGCTTTCTGTTTGGCGATCTCTCCCCCGAGACCAGCGCCGAGGACCTGCTGATCGCGGCTGAGCTCTACCTGGACAAGGCCGACGGCATGGTTCCCGCCTACGACCTGCCCCTCCCCCTGCGATCGCGCCGGATCGCCCGGATTCCCGCCGCTCCCTGA
- a CDS encoding GAF domain-containing protein: MTVPFERQFRFDPSAPQNLGLRNILDRLSQTIERDTLVQRTTQELCEGLQVDRVVLYYFYQPWRGQVTFEALRSPDCSILGSTGPDDCFNGEYAALYLAGRVRAIADIETEPINDCHRDFLRDLGVRANLVVPVLVAGNLWGLLIAHHSQVRPWPAEDIERMRQGAETLAQSPAIAEALFKD; the protein is encoded by the coding sequence GTGACGGTTCCCTTTGAGCGTCAGTTTCGTTTTGACCCCAGTGCCCCACAAAATCTGGGGTTGAGAAATATTCTTGACCGCCTTTCTCAGACGATTGAGCGAGATACGCTGGTGCAGCGCACGACCCAAGAGTTGTGTGAGGGGCTCCAGGTCGATCGGGTGGTGCTGTACTACTTTTATCAGCCGTGGCGGGGACAGGTGACTTTTGAGGCGCTGCGATCGCCTGACTGCTCAATTTTGGGCTCGACCGGACCAGATGACTGCTTCAATGGCGAGTATGCAGCGCTGTATTTGGCGGGCCGGGTGCGGGCGATCGCCGATATCGAGACTGAGCCGATTAATGATTGCCACCGCGACTTTTTGCGAGATCTGGGGGTGCGGGCCAATCTGGTGGTGCCGGTGCTGGTGGCCGGGAATCTCTGGGGGCTCCTGATCGCCCACCACAGCCAGGTGCGGCCCTGGCCTGCGGAGGACATTGAGCGGATGCGCCAGGGAGCCGAGACGCTGGCCCAGTCTCCGGCGATCGCTGAAGCGCTGTTTAAAGACTGA